The genomic DNA CACTGCACTAGTCCTTGCCATTATATTAGTCCTCAACTTTCAACAAAATAGCGGAGGCATGGCAAACTCTCCCGGCAAAAGGAGATGCTTTGTCCTGCCCCTACTTTTTGGATTGCCTGATTTCGGTCATACCGGAATAAATCGACGGTTAACTTACTGGCAATCCTTGGGTTTTTTGTTTGATATAATCCAACGCCTTGATCAAAACATCATCGGCGGTAAGACTGGTAGTATCCAGGTGATACGCATCCGGTGCCATTTTCAACGGAGCCGTTTTGCGGCTGCTGTCGCGGTCATCGCGTTGTTTTAAATCATCAAAAACCTGGGTCTGTATAGCCTCTATCCCTTGATTTTGCAACTCTTTTAGCCTTCGTTCGGCGCGCACGGCCGGATCGGCTGTGACATAAAGTTTTACCTGGGCTTTGGGGCACACTACTGTGCCAATATCGCGGCCATCCAGTACTACCCCGGCCTGGCCAGCAGACGGGTTTTGCGCAAAATCCCTTTGTAAAGGCAGAAGAATTTGGC from Alphaproteobacteria bacterium includes the following:
- a CDS encoding (d)CMP kinase, with amino-acid sequence MTIIIASDGDSASGKGTLARKLAEKLGFAYLDTGLLYRQTAYITLKNNKNIAVEDDCAWAARQVRIEDLQAELLRNEEVSQAASKVAIYPSVRQILLPLQRDFAQNPSAGQAGVVLDGRDIGTVVCPKAQVKLYVTADPAVRAERRLKELQNQGIEAIQTQVFDDLKQRDDRDSSRKTAPLKMAPDAYHLDTTSLTADDVLIKALDYIKQKTQGLPVS